A DNA window from Betaproteobacteria bacterium contains the following coding sequences:
- a CDS encoding alpha/beta hydrolase, whose amino-acid sequence MTDPHPCSWQIHGTAGAAEWLTLVHGFTQNSDLFSAQIRHFGDRYRILSIDLPGHGQSAGVPGPYGQAEYAEAVGAALDAAGVTRTHFWGTHTGAAVALILARRRPDVIASMVLDGAVIPGAPTPYVAASIRQARETARARGIAAARHEWFHESEWFRVIRENPVECRAEEHWRILCDFAGVPWMDEAAPAVVSDMTPELSNIHQPVLLVNGEHDVEEFVGMADVLESRLPRVERCVIERGGGFPLWEFPAAVNARVDRFLDGVLTVSPH is encoded by the coding sequence ATGACAGATCCCCATCCCTGTTCCTGGCAGATCCACGGCACCGCAGGCGCGGCCGAGTGGCTCACGCTCGTTCACGGCTTCACGCAGAACAGCGACCTCTTCAGCGCGCAGATCCGGCACTTCGGAGATCGCTACAGGATTCTGTCGATCGATCTTCCCGGCCATGGCCAATCGGCCGGCGTGCCGGGCCCCTACGGTCAGGCGGAGTACGCGGAGGCGGTCGGCGCGGCGCTCGATGCGGCCGGTGTCACGCGCACGCACTTCTGGGGTACGCATACCGGTGCCGCAGTTGCCCTGATCCTTGCGCGACGCCGGCCTGATGTGATTGCGTCGATGGTGCTCGACGGCGCCGTGATTCCGGGGGCCCCCACACCTTATGTGGCGGCGTCCATCCGGCAGGCACGCGAAACCGCACGCGCGAGAGGCATCGCCGCCGCTCGCCACGAGTGGTTCCACGAATCCGAATGGTTCCGCGTCATCCGGGAGAATCCGGTCGAGTGCCGGGCGGAAGAGCATTGGCGCATCCTCTGCGATTTCGCGGGCGTGCCGTGGATGGACGAAGCGGCACCGGCTGTGGTCTCAGACATGACGCCCGAGCTGTCGAACATTCATCAGCCCGTGCTGCTCGTCAACGGCGAACACGACGTCGAGGAATTCGTCGGGATGGCGGATGTGCTGGAAAGCCGCCTGCCGCGCGTGGAACGGTGCGTGATCGAACGAGGGGGAGGTTTCCCGCTGTGGGAATTTCCGGCGGCCGTGAATGCTCGCGTGGACAGGTTTCTGGATGGGGTGCTGACAGTCAGTCCGCACTAG
- a CDS encoding PEP-CTERM sorting domain-containing protein, with product MNRFTHLCVGIALSCAGATQAATLYDFSYQTTTQLLAGQLSGTLQADNNTIVVDSIVGTPTMDGIPVLPLTHVQSILDLLGAAPGNLPVVSLDGSLMDIVACTDSNCDEGFAIDSEGGAVGFPLFYSEPAYGSHQEFYEASAWSIAAAPVPEPETWALVALGLLGVAARGRKRAA from the coding sequence ATGAATCGCTTCACCCATCTTTGCGTCGGAATCGCCTTGTCCTGCGCAGGCGCCACCCAGGCGGCCACGCTGTACGACTTTTCCTATCAGACCACGACACAGTTGCTTGCCGGGCAACTGTCAGGAACCCTGCAGGCGGACAACAACACCATCGTCGTCGATTCCATCGTCGGTACGCCGACCATGGACGGCATTCCCGTGCTTCCTCTGACCCACGTCCAGTCCATTCTCGACCTTCTCGGCGCCGCGCCTGGCAATCTGCCCGTCGTCTCGCTCGATGGCAGCCTGATGGACATCGTCGCATGCACGGACTCGAACTGCGATGAAGGTTTCGCCATTGATTCCGAAGGTGGCGCAGTCGGATTTCCGCTTTTTTACAGCGAACCGGCCTACGGTAGCCATCAGGAGTTCTACGAGGCCTCCGCCTGGTCGATCGCCGCGGCACCCGTGCCGGAACCCGAAACCTGGGCCCTCGTGGCGCTGGGTCTGCTGGGTGTAGCCGCGCGGGGAAGAAAGCGCGCCGCCTGA